One Nyctibius grandis isolate bNycGra1 chromosome 26, bNycGra1.pri, whole genome shotgun sequence DNA window includes the following coding sequences:
- the LOC137673843 gene encoding keratin, type I cytoskeletal 19 yields the protein MASYSFRQTTSSVAGGPGGSSVRFGGGSFRAPSIHGGSGGRGVSVSSARFVSSGLGSSLGGGYGSSFSSSFSGGYGGGLGSGDGLLSGNEKATMQSLNERLASYLDKVRALEEANSDLETKIRDWYQKQGPGPARDYSPYYKTIEDLRDKILDATIDNSKIVLQIDNARLAADDFKSKFETEQALRMSVEADINGLRRVLDELTLARTDLELQIENLKEELAYLKKNHEEEMSALGGQVAGQVSVELDSAPGIDLSKILADMRDQYEHMAEKNRKDAETWFHNKTEELNREVAVNTEQLQSSKSEATDLRRTLQGLEIELQSQLSMKAALESTLADTEGRYGAQLAQIQALIGSMEAQLAELRADLERQNSEYKILMDIKTRLEQEIATYRQLLEGQESQMFGSLSGTVDKRDKLADGKQH from the exons ATGGCCAGCTACAGCTTCAGGCAAACTACCTCTTCTGTGGCAGGGGGACCTGGTGGCTCCTCAGTCCGTTTCGGTGGAGGTAGCTTTAGGGCTCCAAGCATCCATGGGGGATCTGGAGGCAGGGGTGTGTCAGTCTCTTCCGCTAGATTTGTCTCTTCTGGCCTAGGAAGCAGCCTGGGTGGCGGGTATGGCAGCAGTTTTAGCAGCAGCTTTAGTGGCGGTTATGGGGGTGGTTTGGGGAGCGGTGATGGCCTCCTCTCAGGAAATGAAAAGGCCACTATGCAAAGCCTGAACGAACGCCTCGCGTCTTACCTGGACAAAGTGCGAGCACTGGAAGAGGCAAACTCTGATCTTGAAACTAAAATCCGAGACTGGTACCAAAAACAAGGACCAGGCCCAGCTCGGGACTACAGTCCTTATTACAAGACTATCGAAGACCTTCGAGACAAG ATCCTTGATGCCACTATCGACAACTCGAAGATTGTCTTGCAGATTGACAAtgccaggctggctgctgaCGACTTCAAATCCAA gtTTGAAACAGAGCAAGCTCTTCGCATGAGCGTGGAGGCCGACATCAATGGCCTGCGCAGAGTCCTGGATGAGCTGACCCTGGCTAGAACGGACCTGGAGCTGCAGATTGAAAACTTAAAGGAGGAGCTGGCCTACCTAAAGAAAAACCACGAGGAG GAAATGAGTGCCCTGGGAGGGCAAGTAGCTGGCCAAGTCAGTGTTGAACTGGACTCTGCTCCAGGCATTGACCTGTCCAAGATCCTGGCTGATATGAGAGACCAGTATGAACACATGGCTGAGAAGAACAGGAAGGATGCTGAGACCTGGTTCCACAACAAG ACTGAAGAGCTGAACCGTGAAGTAGCTGTCAATACCGAGCAACTGCAGAGCAGCAAGTCCGAAGCCACTGACCTGAGACGCACCCTCCAAGGGCTGGAAATAGAACTTCAGTCCCAGCTCAGCATG AAAGCCGCGCTGGAAAGCACCCTGGCAGACACGGAAGGGCGTTACGGTGCCCAGCTGGCACAGATCCAGGCCCTCATTGGCAGCATGGAGGCGCAGCTGGCTGAGCTCCGGGCTGATCTGGAGCGCCAGAACAGCGAATACAAGATCCTCATGGATATCAAGACTCGACTGGAGCAAGAGATCGCTACTTACCGACAGCTCCTGGAAGGCCAGGAGTCCCA GATGTTTGGCTCCCTTTCTGGAACTGTCG ACAAAAGAGACAAGCTGGCAGAtggaaaacagcactga
- the LOC137673975 gene encoding keratin, type I cytoskeletal 16-like yields MSCSIKRTSTTSYRSGGGGGGCGGGSGGSYGGGACSIGYGGGMSAGSLAGGFGGGLAGGFGGGFAGGFGAGGDILLSGNEKVTMQNLNDRLAAYLDKVRRLEEENAQFEHHIREWYRKQAPSVSKDYTSYYQTIEQLQNQIISATVDNNRLLLDIDNSKMTADDFRMKYENELVIRQTVEADINGLRNLLDDLTCTRSSLESELESMKDELIALKRNHEEEMRQLQAQTGGDVSVEVNAAPGEDLTKILNDLRNEYEQIIEKNRREVEQWYEVKIEEVNRQVTSSSQDIQTSSHQLTELRREMQNLEIELQAQLSTKSSLENSLAETESRYGCLLQQIQGQINAVEEELASIRCEMESQNQEYKMLLGIKTRLEQEIAQYRALLQDGQQDLVTSQGALQGGGISSHSYSSTSYSHGQSSDKSVATGIKLFAIKSLNFEVS; encoded by the exons ATGAGCTGCAGCATCAAGAGAACATCTACTACCTCTTACAGGAGCGGTGGAGGTGGAGGCGGCTGTGGTGGCGGCA GCGGTGGGAGCTATGGGGGGGGAGCATGCAGCATTGGCTACGGAGGGGGCATGAGCGCTGGCAGCCTGGCAGGAGGCTTTGGTGGTGGTCTGGCAGGAGGCTTTGGTGGTGGCTTTGCCGGAGGCTTTGGTGCTGGGGGGGACATCCTTCTGAGCGGCAATGAGAAGGTCACCATGCAGAACCTCAATGACCGCCTGGCTGCTTACCTGGACAAAGTGCGACggctggaggaagaaaatgctCAGTTCGAGCACCACATCCGGGAGTGGTACAGGAAACAGGCTCCCAGTGTCTCAAAGGACTACACCTCCTACTACCAGACCATCGAACAACTCCAAAATCAG ATCATTTCTGCCACTGTGGACAATAACAGACTGCTTCTGGACATCGATAACAGCAAGATGACTGCTGATGACTTCCGGATGAA GTATGAGAATGAGCTGGTCATCCGTCAGACTGTGGAGGCTGATATTAATGGCTTGAGAAATCTCCTGGATGATCTCACTTGCACCCGGTCTTCACTGGAATCCGAGCTGGAGTCCATGAAGGATGAGCTGATTGCTCTTAAGAGAAACCATGAGGAG GAAATGAGACAGCTGCAGGCTCAAACTGGTGGCGACGTGAGCGTGGAGGTCAACGCTGCCCCTGGCGAAGACTTGACAAAGATACTGAACGACCTGAGAAACGAATACGAGCAGATCATCGAGAAGAACCGCAGAGAGGTTGAGCAGTGGTATGAAGTCAAG ATCGAAGAAGTCAATCGGCAGGTCACTTCTAGCAGCCAGGACATCCAGACAAGCAGCCACCAGCTCACCGAGTTGAGACGCGAAATGCAGAACCTGGAGATCGAACTGCAGGCACAGCTCAGCACG AAAAGCTCTCTGGAAAACTCCTTGGCAGAAACCGAGTCTCGCTATGGCTGCCTGCTGCAACAAATCCAAGGGCAGATTAACGCTGTAGAGGAGGAGCTGGCCAGCATCCGCTGTGAGATGGAGAGCCAGAACCAGGAGTACAAGATGCTCCTGGGCATCAAGACCCGCCTGGAACAGGAGATTGCTCAGTACCGGGCACTGCTGCAGGACGGACAGCAAGACCTTGT AACATCTCAAGGAGCTCTCCAAGGAGGGGGAATATCCTCCCACTCTTACTCATCTACTTCCTACTCTCATGGTCAATCTAGTGACAAGTCAG TTGCAACAGGGATTAAACTGTTTGCAATCAAATCTCTTAATTTCGAGGTGTCTTAG